The following are encoded in a window of Rhizobium sp. WYJ-E13 genomic DNA:
- a CDS encoding DUF937 domain-containing protein has protein sequence MLPLFDMMMQAQNGAAMDAVAKQFNLAQEQATKAMAALTPAFSAGLKRSTSNPYDFVGLMQAVASGNYAKYFEDMSKAFTPEGISDGNNILSQLFGSKEVSRAIAAQAAQMTGIGQEIYKQMLPVMAGTLMGGLFKQSTGQMASPVNPFVNTAMGETIQKWLESTGFAPKPKAAPEPSIFDNPFTQAMQLMFSMPKPAPQLQPVNPFLDNPFAKAFQEMMTGLQQPAAKAPEQPNEEPKAENDSYTQMLNAMFDSGLEVQKSYQKSLEAIFEAYRPKPTPSPEDPTPSGPSATGKK, from the coding sequence ATGCTGCCACTCTTCGATATGATGATGCAGGCGCAGAACGGGGCGGCGATGGATGCCGTTGCCAAGCAGTTCAACCTCGCGCAGGAACAGGCGACGAAGGCGATGGCCGCGCTGACGCCGGCCTTTTCCGCCGGCCTGAAGCGCAGTACCAGCAACCCCTACGATTTCGTCGGCCTGATGCAGGCGGTCGCGTCGGGTAATTATGCCAAATATTTCGAGGACATGAGCAAGGCGTTCACGCCCGAAGGCATTTCCGACGGCAATAACATCCTCTCCCAGCTCTTCGGCTCCAAGGAGGTCTCGCGCGCCATTGCTGCGCAGGCGGCGCAGATGACCGGCATCGGCCAGGAAATCTACAAACAGATGCTGCCCGTCATGGCCGGTACGCTGATGGGAGGGCTCTTCAAGCAGTCGACCGGGCAAATGGCCTCGCCAGTCAACCCCTTCGTCAATACCGCCATGGGCGAGACGATCCAGAAATGGCTTGAGAGTACCGGCTTTGCGCCGAAGCCGAAGGCAGCACCCGAACCCAGCATTTTCGATAATCCGTTCACCCAGGCCATGCAGCTGATGTTCAGCATGCCGAAGCCGGCGCCGCAGCTGCAGCCCGTTAATCCATTCCTCGACAATCCTTTCGCCAAGGCATTCCAGGAGATGATGACAGGGCTTCAGCAGCCGGCGGCAAAGGCTCCGGAACAGCCGAACGAAGAACCGAAAGCCGAAAACGACAGCTATACCCAGATGCTGAACGCCATGTTCGACAGTGGTCTCGAGGTGCAGAAGAGCTATCAGAAGAGCCTCGAAGCGATCTTCGAAGCCTATCGGCCGAAACCCACACCCTCTCCCGAAGATCCCACCCCCTCAGGCCCCTCTGCAACGGGCAAGAAATAA
- a CDS encoding LysR substrate-binding domain-containing protein codes for MSAPLDIDQLQTFIAIVDSGSFTKAADKVYKTQSAVSMQMRRLEERIGKQLFIKDGRGNRLTVEGEKLLNYARRIIRLNNEAIAAFDDNRLEGTLRIGTPDDYADRYMPEIIGRFAKTHPNVELYIVCEPSVDLAERMHKGELDIALVTHNPRERISDVVRTEPLCWVSSANHPIRDDAPVPLAVGRRDCQWRQLACSALDAVGREYQILFTSWSCTVVASAVLAGMAVSVMPESALRTGMKVLSQADGFPALPPVQIGIMKRPGVSLSLMNAITAHITACLDNITPTVIEDGLEQDVKTGYARHYPRLKAAASMMPSW; via the coding sequence ATGTCGGCGCCGCTTGATATCGACCAGTTGCAGACCTTCATCGCGATCGTGGATTCCGGCAGTTTCACCAAGGCTGCCGACAAGGTCTACAAGACACAGTCTGCCGTCTCCATGCAGATGCGGCGCCTGGAAGAGCGTATCGGCAAGCAGCTCTTCATCAAGGACGGCCGCGGCAACCGGCTGACGGTCGAAGGCGAAAAGCTGCTCAATTATGCGCGCCGCATCATCCGCCTGAACAATGAGGCGATCGCCGCATTCGATGACAACAGGCTGGAAGGCACGCTGCGCATCGGCACGCCCGATGATTATGCCGACCGTTATATGCCCGAGATCATCGGCCGGTTCGCCAAGACGCATCCGAATGTCGAGCTCTACATCGTCTGCGAGCCCTCGGTCGACCTCGCGGAACGCATGCACAAGGGCGAACTCGATATCGCGCTCGTCACCCACAATCCGCGCGAGCGTATTTCGGATGTGGTGCGAACGGAACCGCTCTGCTGGGTGAGTTCGGCCAACCATCCGATCCGCGACGATGCACCGGTGCCGCTTGCCGTCGGTCGGCGCGACTGCCAGTGGCGGCAGCTCGCCTGCTCGGCGCTCGATGCTGTCGGCCGCGAGTATCAGATCCTGTTCACGAGCTGGTCCTGCACCGTGGTTGCTTCGGCCGTGTTAGCCGGCATGGCGGTTTCGGTCATGCCGGAATCGGCGCTCCGCACAGGCATGAAGGTATTGAGCCAGGCAGACGGTTTCCCGGCGCTGCCGCCGGTGCAGATCGGCATCATGAAACGGCCGGGCGTTTCCCTCTCGCTGATGAATGCCATTACGGCACATATCACGGCCTGCCTCGACAACATCACGCCGACCGTCATCGAAGATGGATTGGAGCAGGATGTGAAGACGGGTTACGCCCGTCACTATCCGCGGCTGAAGGCTGCGGCCAGCATGATGCCCAGCTGGTAG
- a CDS encoding TetR/AcrR family transcriptional regulator: MGADISDRIALRRKPKQERSIQRLDLILNAAATIIAEKGVSAMRMTELAVAAKVPIGSVYQYFPEKAAIVKALFDRHAQAIQQKTAEMFADVRSFDEALDLISRVIDWYYAEYRNDAAYLGVWMGTETDQDLLRLNIEHSSQIAAIFQEAVRRLSPELCDDQMKARTYLFSHLIGAAIRLAVLSEDGFGERILEEWKRVIRASLFAPTSASAA, from the coding sequence ATGGGCGCGGACATTTCGGATCGTATTGCTCTTCGCAGGAAGCCGAAACAGGAGCGCAGCATCCAGCGGCTGGATCTCATCCTGAACGCTGCAGCCACCATCATCGCCGAAAAGGGCGTCAGCGCCATGCGGATGACCGAGCTTGCGGTCGCGGCAAAGGTCCCGATCGGCTCGGTCTATCAGTATTTTCCCGAAAAGGCGGCGATCGTCAAAGCGCTCTTCGATCGTCACGCCCAGGCGATCCAGCAGAAGACGGCCGAGATGTTCGCGGACGTTCGGTCCTTCGACGAGGCGCTCGATCTCATCTCCAGGGTGATCGACTGGTACTATGCCGAATATCGTAACGACGCCGCCTATCTCGGTGTCTGGATGGGCACGGAGACTGATCAGGATCTCCTACGCCTGAACATCGAGCATAGCAGTCAGATTGCTGCGATCTTTCAGGAGGCCGTGCGCCGCCTCTCGCCGGAACTCTGCGATGACCAGATGAAGGCACGCACTTACCTTTTCAGCCACCTGATCGGTGCTGCAATCCGCCTTGCGGTCTTGAGCGAAGATGGTTTCGGCGAGCGCATCCTCGAGGAATGGAAGCGCGTCATCCGCGCCTCCTTATTTGCTCCGACGTCCGCTTCAGCAGCGTAA
- a CDS encoding inorganic phosphate transporter, which yields MPQRNAVLTKRTLDKDLDKFTHVEDAAKHVSRRLVTPGLGLIFLGLAMLFAGVYVFDRPGAVLVIAASALAAYMAMNIGANDVTNNVGAAVGARAITMKQALITAAIFEVLGAAIAGGEVVKTISSSIIDTVQVPPATLGWIMMAALTAAALWINLATWMKAPVSTTHAIVGAVIGAGFGAAGPEPVNWRIMLEITASWITSPLIGGLIAAGLLYLVKTLIVYREDKIAAARQWVPVMIAVMAGGFTAYMVLQLAPQGRYSSLTILLIGIGIGLVSWLVVRPLILRQAENLENRNSSLRTLFHFPLIGSAALLSFAHGANDVSNAVGPLSAIVHSAGSADNSMTGHPPLWVMLIGALGISVGLLLFGPRLIRLVGEEITKLNPTRAYCVALSTAFTVIFASWLGLPVSTTHIAVGSVFGVGFFREWYTRHSKRRIEFIRRKAESFEIDEPEPNVHEARRRYLVRRSHVMTIVAAWVITVPVSAALAAMIYWVMFALFL from the coding sequence ATGCCGCAACGCAACGCCGTCCTCACGAAACGCACGCTTGATAAGGATCTCGACAAATTTACTCATGTCGAGGATGCGGCCAAGCATGTCTCGCGACGGTTGGTGACGCCGGGACTTGGCCTGATCTTTCTCGGCCTCGCCATGCTTTTTGCTGGCGTCTACGTGTTCGACAGGCCGGGCGCAGTGCTGGTCATTGCTGCCTCAGCACTTGCCGCCTACATGGCCATGAACATCGGCGCCAACGACGTGACGAACAATGTCGGCGCGGCCGTCGGCGCGCGTGCCATCACCATGAAGCAGGCGCTGATCACCGCCGCAATCTTCGAGGTGCTGGGTGCGGCGATCGCGGGCGGCGAGGTCGTCAAGACGATTTCCTCCAGCATCATCGATACGGTGCAGGTCCCTCCCGCTACACTCGGCTGGATCATGATGGCGGCGCTAACGGCTGCCGCGCTCTGGATCAACCTCGCCACATGGATGAAGGCACCGGTTTCGACGACGCACGCAATCGTCGGCGCTGTGATCGGGGCAGGCTTCGGCGCTGCAGGACCGGAGCCCGTCAACTGGCGGATAATGTTGGAAATCACCGCAAGCTGGATAACGTCGCCATTGATCGGCGGGCTGATCGCTGCCGGGCTGCTCTATCTGGTGAAGACCCTCATCGTCTATCGCGAGGACAAGATCGCTGCCGCCCGGCAGTGGGTGCCCGTGATGATCGCCGTCATGGCCGGCGGCTTCACGGCCTATATGGTGCTGCAGCTTGCGCCGCAGGGACGATATTCGTCGCTGACGATCCTTCTGATCGGCATCGGCATCGGGCTCGTCAGCTGGCTTGTCGTGCGGCCGCTCATCCTGCGGCAGGCGGAGAACCTCGAAAACCGCAACAGTTCACTTCGCACGCTGTTCCACTTTCCACTGATCGGCTCGGCCGCGCTGCTCTCCTTCGCGCATGGCGCAAACGACGTTTCGAATGCGGTCGGCCCACTCTCGGCCATCGTTCACTCGGCCGGTAGCGCTGACAACAGCATGACCGGTCATCCGCCGCTCTGGGTGATGCTGATCGGCGCTTTGGGAATCTCGGTCGGCCTCCTGCTTTTCGGGCCGCGCCTCATCCGGCTCGTCGGTGAGGAGATCACCAAGCTCAACCCGACGCGCGCCTATTGCGTGGCGCTCTCGACCGCCTTCACCGTCATCTTCGCCTCCTGGCTCGGCCTGCCGGTCAGCACCACGCATATTGCCGTCGGCTCGGTCTTCGGCGTCGGCTTCTTCCGCGAATGGTACACGCGCCATTCGAAGCGTCGTATCGAATTCATACGCCGCAAGGCCGAAAGCTTCGAGATCGACGAGCCTGAGCCGAACGTCCACGAAGCCCGTCGGCGCTATCTCGTCCGCCGTTCGCACGTCATGACGATCGTCGCAGCCTGGGTCATCACCGTGCCGGTTTCGGCTGCGCTTGCGGCCATGATTTATTGGGTTATGTTCGCGCTCTTCCTATGA
- a CDS encoding DUF1127 domain-containing protein: MRTHEPTLELDCGKLAPRFTQRLMAAFAPLAAALRIVRNRSQVNGLHDLDDNQLRDIGLTRADVTSAFLASTFFEDPSERLTQAAKRRRHIAVMRPYRD; this comes from the coding sequence ATGCGCACTCATGAACCGACACTAGAACTCGACTGCGGCAAGCTCGCCCCGAGGTTTACCCAGCGTCTCATGGCCGCTTTCGCGCCGCTGGCAGCCGCCCTTCGCATTGTGCGCAATCGCTCGCAGGTGAATGGGCTGCACGACCTTGATGACAATCAGTTGCGGGATATCGGCCTGACGCGGGCCGATGTCACCTCCGCCTTCCTCGCTTCGACCTTCTTTGAAGATCCATCGGAGCGTCTGACGCAGGCGGCCAAGCGCCGCCGGCACATTGCGGTCATGCGCCCCTACAGGGACTGA
- a CDS encoding NUDIX hydrolase, translating to MTLLARLASDVQLMFRRPPRQQYAALCYRVKKKSGELEVLLMTSRDTGRWVIPKGWPMNRKCAYEVAAQEALEEAGVRGTVETETLGHYTYQKVLRDGLKVNCKVQVYALEVTGATKNFKEKGERTIEWVSCDEAVKRVQEPELRNLFLAFKRRMAEKPSSGIPKQIPAE from the coding sequence TTGACCCTTCTTGCCCGCCTGGCTTCTGATGTGCAACTCATGTTTCGGCGTCCGCCGCGACAGCAATATGCTGCGCTCTGTTACCGGGTGAAAAAGAAGTCGGGTGAGCTCGAAGTTCTGCTGATGACCAGTCGTGATACCGGGCGCTGGGTGATCCCCAAGGGCTGGCCGATGAACCGCAAATGTGCCTATGAAGTTGCGGCGCAGGAAGCCCTGGAAGAAGCTGGCGTGCGCGGCACGGTGGAGACCGAAACGCTTGGCCACTATACCTACCAGAAGGTTTTGCGCGACGGCCTTAAGGTGAACTGCAAGGTTCAGGTCTACGCCCTCGAAGTGACCGGTGCGACGAAGAATTTCAAGGAAAAGGGCGAGCGAACCATCGAGTGGGTTTCCTGCGACGAAGCGGTCAAGCGCGTCCAGGAGCCCGAATTGCGCAACCTGTTCCTCGCCTTTAAACGGCGCATGGCCGAAAAACCTTCCAGCGGCATTCCGAAACAAATTCCGGCGGAATGA
- a CDS encoding glutamate--cysteine ligase, whose amino-acid sequence MARDTTDQTPISSVQELTDYLAAGNKPKERFRIGTEHEKFVFFRKDNSPVPYFGDASISALLKGLQAKSGWEPIMDGDNIIGLGEQNGMGAISIEPGGQFELSGAPLENIHQTCKESNQHLAQVREIAEPMGIGFLGIGGSPTWTYAETPHMPKSRYEIMTSYMPEVGTRGLDMMYRTCTIQVNLDFSSEDDMRRKMRVSMKLQSLATALFASSPFTEGKPNSMLSWRGDVWRDVDNRRSGLLDFTFRDDFGFKDYAEWALDVPMYFVMRDGHYHRATHVTFRQFMNGALKGEIAAYEPTMGDWTNHLSTLFPDVRLKRFLEMRGADGGPWRRICALPAFWVGLLYDDTALQAADELTKDWGFDEVNVLRNAVPEEGLKAQFRGHALIDTAREAVNISRTGLKARNRLNGDGVDESIFLQPLDEVLAKKATLAEDLLALYHGRWNGSVEPVFQEYQY is encoded by the coding sequence ATGGCTCGCGATACTACCGACCAGACGCCGATCTCTTCGGTTCAAGAGCTGACCGATTACCTTGCTGCGGGCAACAAGCCGAAGGAGCGTTTCCGCATCGGCACCGAGCACGAGAAGTTTGTGTTCTTCCGCAAGGACAACAGCCCCGTTCCTTATTTCGGCGATGCCAGCATCTCGGCGCTCCTGAAGGGCCTGCAGGCCAAGAGCGGCTGGGAGCCGATCATGGACGGTGACAACATTATCGGCCTCGGCGAGCAGAACGGCATGGGCGCCATCTCGATCGAGCCCGGCGGCCAGTTCGAGCTTTCGGGCGCACCGCTCGAGAACATTCACCAGACCTGCAAGGAATCCAACCAGCACCTGGCGCAGGTGCGTGAGATCGCGGAGCCTATGGGCATCGGCTTCCTCGGCATCGGCGGCAGCCCGACATGGACCTATGCCGAAACTCCGCATATGCCGAAGTCGCGCTACGAGATCATGACCAGCTACATGCCCGAGGTCGGCACCCGCGGTCTCGACATGATGTACCGCACCTGCACGATCCAGGTAAACCTCGACTTCTCGTCGGAAGATGACATGCGCCGCAAGATGCGCGTGTCGATGAAGCTGCAGTCGCTGGCAACCGCGCTCTTCGCCTCCTCGCCCTTCACCGAAGGCAAGCCGAATAGCATGCTCTCCTGGCGCGGCGATGTCTGGCGCGACGTGGACAACAGGCGCAGCGGCCTCCTGGATTTCACCTTCCGAGACGATTTCGGTTTCAAGGATTATGCCGAATGGGCGCTCGACGTGCCCATGTATTTCGTCATGCGCGACGGCCACTATCACCGGGCGACCCATGTCACCTTCCGCCAGTTCATGAACGGCGCACTGAAGGGCGAGATTGCCGCCTATGAACCGACGATGGGCGACTGGACGAACCATCTTTCGACGCTCTTCCCCGATGTGCGCCTGAAGCGTTTCCTCGAAATGCGCGGTGCTGATGGCGGTCCTTGGCGGCGCATCTGTGCTCTGCCGGCCTTCTGGGTCGGGCTGCTCTATGATGACACCGCTCTTCAGGCTGCCGACGAACTGACGAAGGACTGGGGCTTCGACGAAGTGAATGTGCTGCGCAACGCGGTGCCGGAGGAAGGCCTCAAGGCTCAGTTCCGCGGTCATGCACTGATCGACACGGCGCGCGAAGCCGTCAATATTTCCCGGACCGGCCTCAAGGCGCGCAACAGACTGAACGGCGACGGCGTCGATGAAAGCATCTTCCTTCAGCCGCTCGACGAGGTCCTGGCCAAGAAGGCAACGCTCGCCGAAGACCTGCTGGCGCTCTATCACGGACGTTGGAACGGCTCGGTCGAGCCAGTCTTCCAGGAATATCAATACTAA
- a CDS encoding 16S rRNA (uracil(1498)-N(3))-methyltransferase — protein sequence MRANFRMQRLFIDAPLSKGAAIEANADQFNYLANVLRMEEGADILLFNGHDGEWKASLSFPTRKRILLSATEETRPQPAPSDLHYLFAPLKVGRMDYLVQKAVEMGAGLLQPVMTQHVQGKITNLDKIRANVIEAAEQCGILGIPDVAKPVRLADLLDHWPSDRRIIYCDEGDAGQNPLPLLSRVTERKLALLVGPEGGFSEEERTRLRSLDFVTAIPLGPRILRADTAAVAAMAVIQAAIGDWN from the coding sequence ATGCGCGCCAATTTCCGCATGCAGCGGCTTTTCATCGATGCCCCCTTGTCAAAGGGCGCTGCCATCGAGGCCAATGCCGACCAGTTCAACTATCTCGCCAACGTCCTGCGCATGGAAGAGGGTGCGGACATCCTTCTCTTCAACGGCCACGACGGCGAATGGAAGGCGAGTCTCTCCTTCCCGACCCGAAAGCGCATCCTGCTGTCAGCCACCGAGGAGACCCGGCCGCAGCCCGCACCCTCCGACCTGCACTATCTTTTCGCGCCGCTGAAGGTCGGCCGCATGGATTATCTGGTGCAAAAGGCAGTGGAAATGGGCGCCGGCCTGCTGCAGCCGGTCATGACCCAGCATGTGCAGGGCAAGATCACCAATCTCGACAAGATCCGCGCCAACGTCATCGAGGCAGCCGAACAGTGCGGCATTCTCGGCATTCCCGATGTCGCCAAGCCCGTGCGGCTTGCCGATCTGCTCGACCACTGGCCTTCGGACCGGCGCATCATCTATTGCGATGAGGGCGATGCCGGGCAGAACCCGCTGCCGCTGCTTTCCAGGGTGACGGAAAGGAAGCTTGCGCTTCTGGTCGGCCCGGAAGGCGGCTTCTCCGAAGAGGAGCGGACACGCCTGCGCAGCCTCGACTTCGTGACCGCAATACCGCTCGGTCCACGCATCCTGCGCGCCGACACGGCCGCGGTCGCAGCGATGGCGGTGATACAGGCTGCAATCGGCGATTGGAATTGA